A stretch of DNA from Methanogenium sp. S4BF:
ACATGCCGAATATAACCATAATAAGGGGGAAAATGGCTGGATTGAAATAATGAAAATTCACAATATGATTAATTCTCAAGAAGAAATGGATTTAAGATTAGATCAGGTGAAATATAAAAAAGCACTTTTTTCTGAATATAAAACATTAATTGAAGAATTAAGTTCTGAATTTTCAAATTCTAATATTATTGTACGACCTCACCCAAGTGAAAATGGAAATGTTTGGAAAATATTTGCAGAAGATTTTCCAAATGTTGTAGTAGATAGATCTAAATCAGTAGGTTATTGGATAAAAAAATCTGATGTTGTAATACATACAAGTTGTACAACAGGAATTGAAGCATTTTTTCTTGGTAAATTGCCAATAACCTATAAACCCATCCCTGAATATAGATTTGGAGAAGCATTACCGGATTTAGTTAGTTTTGAAACTGACAATGTGAAAGAAGTTGTTGATGTAATTCATTCTGTTATAGATGATAAATTTAATATTGATGAACATTTTGATAAAAATGTGGCAAAATTAGAACCATACATCTCTAACATTTCTGGGCCATTTTCTTATCAGTTAATTATGGATGAAATAGATAAAATTCCTCTAATTCAGTATAATATTTCATATTTTAATCATATTTCTTTATCTATGAAAATATTTGTGAGTCATCTGAGTAATATAAAAAACAATCTACTGAATGTAGAGACAAGAAGCATTAGTCTTGAAGAAATGAATGATGTTGTTGATAAATTTGTTCCAATTTTGAAACTTAGGAAAAGACCTAAGATAAAAAAATTGATAAATAATGTCTATCTGATCCAAAACGGTTGATTTTATGAAAATTATGAAGCAATATTTAGTTTGTGAAATTGATAAAATAGTAGAAGTTAATAGAATTGATCACAATAAATCTGTTGTATCACTTTCTAATGTATATTACTTGTCAATAATGAGTTATTTTATAAAGATGTAGTGAAATATCCAGTTATTTAGTGACATTAATTGAAAATTGTGTTAATATTAAATGAAATTTGGGGCTGCGCAAATACCTTTGTTTTAGCCAATTTAAATATTAGGTAATGGTTCCATAAGTAGAATTATTATTAAAAGAGGTAATGAATGAACACAAATCTTGATCAAATTAACAAATATCTTTGGTGTGGCTATCTCCCTCCAAATGAATTTCCTACATGGCTTTCTGAATGTATTACTCCAGATATTGCTGGTAAGACATATTCACCCCACGAAGCTGCAAAAAAATTTGATTTATTGTTTGATAACCTTGTAGATCAGTCCTCATCCGGGCACCATGTCATCCCCCTCAGTGGTGGTTGGGATAGCCGGACAATTTTAGGTGCTTTGCTGGAACGTGTTGACGCTAATCAGATAATGACCGTTACTTTTGGTGTACCGGGCCAATTGGACTATGATTTAGGAAAAATGGTTGCTGAATCAGCAGGTGTTAAAAATTATGCAATTGACTTAAGGACAATTGACTTTACTTGGGAGGCTATCAAGGAATCTGTAGCAAAATCCCCTTGGACTTCCGTACCCGATGGGATGTTCAATGCTATTTGTCGGAATATCTCTAATAAAGATGATACAATATGGAGTGGTTTTATTGGCGATGCAATAAATGGTGGTCATCTATCAGATTTATCAATGGATCCTGAAATCCAAATATCTGCATTTTCAAAAAAGGAACGACGGGTTAAAAATTGTTTTCTCTGTCAGTCTGGTTTTTCTTTCCAAGATGTTTTACCAGTTCCTGATATAAATTCAAAAAATTATTATGAAGACGCGCTACTTCTTGGATTGCATTGCACCACTTGTACCGCACCAATTAATCTTCCCGTAAAGAGGTGGGAGGGCTGGGGTGCTGTGTTTAAGAAGGAGATGAATGGAATT
This window harbors:
- a CDS encoding surface carbohydrate biosynthesis protein → MKKRKYLYLPIETKSREFEAKMLLALEAVNRGYAVIIGNKSMNNLLKIMPTGVYFYMNSTSPMQKIFAKFKSQGHIIVVHDEEGLVQSSDQRYMDGRLRFDTINEVDSYFCWGKHQKELVSKVVEEYSANTKVVNTGHPRIDLLRSPISLYENPQKTEKSTILINTKHAEYNHNKGENGWIEIMKIHNMINSQEEMDLRLDQVKYKKALFSEYKTLIEELSSEFSNSNIIVRPHPSENGNVWKIFAEDFPNVVVDRSKSVGYWIKKSDVVIHTSCTTGIEAFFLGKLPITYKPIPEYRFGEALPDLVSFETDNVKEVVDVIHSVIDDKFNIDEHFDKNVAKLEPYISNISGPFSYQLIMDEIDKIPLIQYNISYFNHISLSMKIFVSHLSNIKNNLLNVETRSISLEEMNDVVDKFVPILKLRKRPKIKKLINNVYLIQNG